A region from the Silene latifolia isolate original U9 population chromosome 7, ASM4854445v1, whole genome shotgun sequence genome encodes:
- the LOC141593123 gene encoding G-type lectin S-receptor-like serine/threonine-protein kinase At1g34300, with protein sequence MSYSFSYSILIFFIIHHLLQISSFLSAAQTISSFSIQNSPWKPTLNITLVSPNSSFAAGFHPLTPSSKLYVFSVWYANISDHALVWSTKWDVPVQQTGSLTITSKGVLQLTNGSSSGPNPWPGAPPPPVGNNSTRLILRDDGKLVFGPWDSFQHPTDTILPTQSMNNTILTSRNGKFQFTGSKNLVYNTSDSYWTSANGFLSLGIDGRIAQAGADPLLTSDFGQNLTRRLVLSNDGNLRVFSFDQKNEEWVTVWLAVVVICQIHGLCGPGYICYSDGSTLSNYECVCPPGFRRSSTSNSCENEIPIIDTASNKFLRLDYVDYLDGSNQTDLQVHSFDHCQSNCLSNPKCLGFGFKFDGSGYCVHHLNRLLNGYWNPGTGSAFYLRVDKSETEPTNFTGMSEVLVTTCPVRISLPNPPEDSNETARNIIIIVILFTAEIASGVLLFRAFLKRYVKYRDMAQALGLGLLPTAGPRRFTLSEIKAATMNFSDDNVIGKGGFSDVYIGKLQDGRPVAVKCLKNVSGGDAEFWAEVTIIARMHHLNLVRLWGFCNEKGRRVLVYEHVPNGSLDRYLFRPSRIPGSNDEENNDDIGSVELQQKPVLDWNIRYRIAIGVARAIAYLHEECLEWVLHCDIKPENILLGDDFCPKVADFGLSKLRKKEQIVTMSRIRGTRGYLAPEWVNKETITSKVDVYSFGMVLLEIVSGVRNNSVQLTDMPSEEWYFPRWAFNMAIEEKRMDMILDRQIKHAYDDRVHFKLVDRMVKTAMWCVQEKPEMRPSMGKVAKMLEGTIEIIEPPKPTIFWM encoded by the coding sequence ATGTCTTATTCATTTTCATATTCTATACTCATCTTCTTCATAATTCATCATCTCCTCCAAATTTCTTCATTTTTATCAGCTGCACAAACCATCTCTTCTTTCTCCATACAAAATTCACCTTGGAAACCTACCCTAAACATTACTCTTGTTTCTCCTAACTCCAGTTTTGCTGCAGGTTTTCACCCTTTAACCCCTTCATCAAAACTTTACGTATTCTCTGTTTGGTACGCCAACATTTCTGATCATGCTCTAGTGTGGTCTACTAAATGGGATGTTCCTGTTCAACAGACAGGATCATTGACTATCACCTCCAAAGGTGTGCTTCAGCTCACTAACGGCTCCTCGTCTGGTCCAAACCCATGGCCTGGAGCACCTCCTCCTCCTGTGGGTAATAACTCGACCCGATTGATTCTCAGGGATGATGGGAAGCTGGTGTTTGGTCCATGGGATAGTTTTCAGCACCCTACCGATACAATTCTACCCACACAAAGTATGAATAACACCATTTTGACATCCCGGAATGGAAAGTTTCAGTTCACTGGCTCGAAAAATCTGGTATATAACACGTCGGATTCCTATTGGACTTCAGCTAATGGGTTTTTAAGTCTTGGGATTGATGGGCGGATTGCGCAGGCTGGTGCAGACCCGCTTCTTACTTCAGATTTTGGACAAAACCTAACCAGGAGGCTTGTATTGAGTAATGATGGGAACCTTAGAGTCTTTAGTTTTGACCAGAAAAACGAAGAATGGGTGACTGTTTGGCTGGCGGTAGTTGTCATTTGTCAAATACATGGGTTATGTGGGCCAGGTTATATTTGTTATAGTGACGGGTCTACTTTATCGAATTACGAGTGTGTGTGCCCACCCGGGTTTAGACGTAGCTCCACGTCGAACTCCTGCGAGAATGAAATACCCATTATTGATACAGCAAGTAATAAGTTTTTACGCCTTGATTATGTTGACTACTTAGATGGATCAAATCAAACTGATTTACAGGTCCATAGCTTTGACCACTGCCAATCTAATTGCTTGTCAAACCCAAAATGTCTGGGATTTGGGTTCAAGTTTGATGGTAGTGGCTATTGTGTGCACCACTTAAACAGACTCTTAAACGGGTACTGGAACCCTGGTACAGGGTCTGCATTTTATCTACGGGTGGACAAGTCAGAGACTGAACCAACTAACTTCACTGGGATGTCGGAAGTTCTTGTAACTACTTGCCCAGTTCGTATCAGCTTACCAAACCCACCTGAAGATTCCAATGAGACAGCCCGCAATATAATAATCATAGTCATTCTATTCACAGCTGAAATTGCGAGTGGGGTACTCTTATTTCGGGCATTCCTCAAAAGGTATGTGAAGTACCGGGACATGGCCCAAGCACTTGGACTTGGCCTACTGCCCACAGCTGGACCAAGAAGGTTTACGCTCAGTGAGATTAAAGCAGCAACTATGAACTTCTCAGATGACAATGTGATAGGGAAGGGTGGGTTTAGTGATGTTTACATAGGTAAGTTGCAGGACGGCAGACCAGTGGCTGTGAAATGCCTGAAAAATGTTTCTGGGGGTGATGCTGAGTTTTGGGCTGAGGTAACGATCATAGCTCGTATGCACCACCTCAACCTGGTACGTTTATGGGGATTTTGCAATGAGAAGGGCCGAAGAGTTTTGGTTTATGAACATGTGCCAAATGGATCACTTGACAGATATCTGTTCCGACCCAGCAGAATTCCTGGGTCAAATGATGAAGAAAACAATGATGATATAGGTTCAGTGGAACTCCAACAAAAGCCGGTACTTGATTGGAATATTAGGTACAGAATTGCCATAGGTGTGGCCAGGGCAATAGCATACCTGCACGAAGAGTGTTTAGAATGGGTATTACATTGCGACATCAAACCTGAAAATATACTCCTAGGAGACGACTTCTGCCCTAAAGTTGCAGATTTTGGTTTATCTAAGCTCAGGAAAAAGGAACAAATCGTAACAATGTCAAGGATTCGCGGAACTCGAGGTTACCTAGCACCAGAATGGGTCAATAAAGAGACTATCACCTCCAAGGTTGATGTGTATAGTTTTGGGATGGTGTTGTTAGAAATTGTGAGTGGGGTAAGGAATAATTCAGTACAACTAACTGATATGCCTAGTGAAGAGTGGTATTTTCCAAGGTGGGCTTTCAATATGGCAATCGAGGAGAAGAGAATGGATATGATTTTAGACCGTCAGATTAAACATGCTTATGATGACAGGGTACATTTTAAATTGGTCGATCGTATGGTGAAGACGGCAATGTGGTGCGTGCAAGAGAAGCCAGAGATGAGACCATCTATGGGAAAGGTGGCAAAAATGCTTGAAGGTACTATCGAAATTATAGAACCTCCAAAACCGACAATCTTCTGGATGTGA
- the LOC141593125 gene encoding EH domain-containing protein 1-like — translation MEIASDPIASCTKEHQKVYHQWFAVADSNGDGRITGNDATKFFAMSNLSRSDLKQVWAFADTKREGYLGFKQFVAAMQLISLAQAGHELTADLLSSADMEEIQLPVMEGLDTLIAKMKKTSTYVEPELNGSPQRQSPPTSNWFSSKPSKKVSLSAVTSIIDGLKRLYLDKLKPLETTYRFHDFVSPPLASSDFDAKPMVMLLGQYSTGKTTFIKHLLQCEYPGAHIGPEPTTDRFVCVMSGPDERSIPGNTIAVQADMPFSGLSNFGGAFLSKFQCSQMPHPLLEHITFVDTPGVLSGEKQRTQRSYDFTGVISWFAAKCDLILLLFDPHKLDISDEFKRVISSLRGHDDKIRVVLNKADQVDTQQLMRVYGALMWSLGKVLNTPEVSRVYIGSFNDKPIKEDSIGPMGRELFEKEQNDLLADLKDIPKKACDRRINEFVKRARAAKIHAYIISHLKKEMPAMIGKGKAQQRLIDNLEGEFAKVQREFHLPAGDFPYVEHFREVLGGYSIDKFEKLKPKMIQAVDDMLGYDIPELLKNFRNPYD, via the exons aTGGAGATAGCGAGTGACCCGATTGCGTCGTGCACGAAAGAACACCAGAAAGTATATCACCAATGGTTTGCTGTTGCTGATTCAA ATGGAGATGGGCGTATTACAGGAAATGATGCGACTAAGTTCTTTGCTATGTCCAACTTATCCAGATCTGACCTCAAACAG GTGTGGGCATTTGCAGACACTAAAAGAGAGGGCTACCTGGGTTTTAAGCAATTTGTTGCTGCAATGCAG TTAATCTCTTTAGCACAAGCTGGTCATGAGCTGACAGCTGATCTTCTGAGTAGTGCTG ATATGGAAGAGATACAACTTCCAGTTATGGAAGGGTTGGACACATTAATAGCT AAGATGAAGAAGACCTCAACATATGTGGAACCTGAGCTAAATG GATCTCCTCAGCGCCAATCACCACCAACGTCAAATTGGTTCAGCTCAAAGCCATCAAAGAAA GTGTCGCTTAGTGCGGTAACATCTATTATTGATGGTTTGAAGAGATTATACCTGGATAAGCTAAAGCCATTGGAGACTACCTATCGCTTTCACGACTTTGTCTCTCCTCCACTG GCAAGTAGTGATTTTGATGCTAAACCTATGGTCATGCTTTTAGGACAATATTCCACTGGGAAAACtacatttataaaacacttattacAGTGTGAATATCCAG GAGCTCATATTGGACCGGAGCCTACAACAGACCGTTTTGTTTGCGTCATG TCTGGACCTGATGAGAGGAGCATTCCTGGCAACACAATTGCTGTTCAAGCCGACATGCCATTCAGTGGTCTCTCAAACTTTGGAGGGGCATTCTTGTCAAAATTCCAGTGTTCACAAATGCCACATCCT TTGTTGGAGCACATTACTTTTGTGGACACTCCAGGAGTTCTGTCTGGAGAGAAGCAGAGAACTCAGAGAAGCTATGACTTTACTGGGGTTATATCGTGGTTTGCAGCCAAGTGTGACCTTATTCTTCTCTTATTTGATCCTCACAAACTCGACATTAGTGACGAGTTTAAGCGTGTCATTTCATCTTTACGTGGTCATGATGACAAGATACGAGTTGTTCTTAACAAGGCTGATCAAGTTGATACCCAACAA TTAATGAGAGTATATGGTGCACTGATGTGGTCGCTTGGGAAAGTCCTAAATACTCCTGAGGTTTCCCGTGTTTATATTGG TTCATTTAATGATAAGCCCATCAAGGAAGATTCAATTGGTCCAATGGGAAGGGAACTTTTTGAGAAAGAGCAGAATGACCTTCTAGCTGATTTAAAGGATATCCCAAAGAAAGCTTGTGACCGACGA ATAAATGAATTTGTGAAACGTGCCAGAGCAGCTAAGATTCACGCTTACATAATTAGCCATCTCAAGAAAGAGATGCCTGCCATGATAGGGAAGGGCAAAGCCCAACAACGTCTAATTGACAATCTTGAGGGGGAGTTCGCTAAG GTTCAAAGGGAATTCCATTTACCGGCGGGAGATTTTCCTTATGTTGAGCATTTTAGAGAAGTTCTCGGTGGCTATAGTATTGACAAATTTGAGAAACTGAAGCCTAAAATGATACAAGCCGTGGATGACATGCTTGGCTACGATATCCCTGAGCTACTGAAGAATTTCAGAAACCCGTATGACTAA